The sequence GAGCTCGAAAGCGCGCCGGGACAGGGTTCGACCTTCCGGCTGGTCTTCCCCGAGGCCGTCGAGCAGGCCGGTTCCCAGGCCGCGGATTGACCGTCGCCAACGCCGCGACAGAAATCACCTTCCCGCCGGCGGGGGCACGTGTCTATTCTCGATGCCCCTGCCTCAAGACGAAATCCCAGTTCCGCAAGGTCCGAACATGAGCGACGAACGCAACAAGAGCCTCAATCAGGAGGCGCTGCTGTTTCACACCACCGGCCGCCCCGGCAAGATCGAGGTGGTGGCCACCAAGCCGGTGGCGACGCAGCGCGACCTGTCCCTGGCTTACAGCCCCGGCGTCGCCGAGCCCTGCCGCGTGATTCACGCCAATCCCGACATGGCCTACGACTACACCGCCAAGGGCAATCTGGTGGCCGTGATCTCCAACGGCACCGCCGTGCTGGGCCTCGGCGACCTGGGCCCGCTGGGCGCCAAGCCGGTGATGGAAGGCAAGGCGGTGCTGTTCAAGCGCTTCGCCGACGTCGACGGCATCGACGTGGAACTCGATTCCACCGACGTCGACGAGATCATCAACACGGTCCGCGTCATCGCGCCGACCTATGGCGGCATCAATCTGGAGGACATCAAGGCGCCGGAGTGCTTCATCATCGAGCAGCGCCTGCGCGAGATCCTGGACATCCCGGTCTTCCACGACGATCAGCACGGCACGGCGATCATCGCCGCCGCGGGCCTGATAAACGCCTGTGAACTGACCGGCCGCCAGCTGTCCGACTGCAAGATGGTGGTGAACGGCGCCGGCGCCGCCTCGATCGCCTGCATCGAACTTGTGAAGGCCATGGGCATCGGCCATGACAACGCCATCATGTGCGACAGCAAGGGCGTCATCTACAAGGGCCGCGAAGACGGCATGAACCAATGGAAGTCGGCGCATGCCGCCGATACCGACGCCCGCACTCTGGAAGACGCGATGGAAGGCGCGGACGTCTTCTTCGGCCTGTCCGTCGCCGGCGCGGTGACCAAGAAGATGGTCGCTTCCATGGCCGCCAAGCCGATCATCTTCGCCATGGCCAACCCGGATCCCGAGATCACGCCCGAGGATATCCAGGAAATCCGCGATGACGCGATCATCGCCACCGGCCGGTCCGACTATCCGAACCAGGTGAACAACGTCCTGGGCTTCCCCTACATCTTCCGCGGCGCGCTGGATGTCCGCGCCCGGACCATCAACGAGCAGATGAAGATCGCCGCCGCCGAGGCGCTGGCCGATCTCGCCCGGGAGGACGTCCCCGACGAGGTCGCCCGCGCCTATCGCGGCACGCAGCTTCAGTTCGGTCCCGAATACATCATCCCCACGCCCTTCGACCCGCGCCTGATCAGCGCCATCCCCCCGGCGGTGGCCGAGGCGGCGATGGCCAGCGGCGTGGCCCGAACCCCGATCGTGGACATGGAGCAGTACACCCACGAACTGAAGGCGCGCCTGGATCCGACGACGGGCATCCTGCAGATGATTCTCAACCAGGTGCGCGCGGCGCCCAAGCGGGTGGTCTTCGCCGAGGGCGAGGAGGAGAAGGTGATCCGCGCCGCGCTCGCCTTCAAGCAGGAGGGCTATGGCGAACCGATCCTGATCGGCTACCCGGAGCGCGTGAAGGCGAGCCTGAAGACCATGGGCCACGACCCGGAGGAGCTGACCATTGTCAGCGCCCGCGACTACGACCGCCGCGACATCTACTACGACTATCTCTACAAGCGCTGGCAGCGCCGCGGCCTGCTCTACCGCGACTGCCAGCGGATGGTGAATACCGACCGCAACATCTTCGGCGCCTGCATGGTCGCCCATGGCGACGCCGACGCCATGGTGACCGGCGTCACGCGGCGCTTCTCGGTGGCCTATGACGACGTCCGCCGCGTGATCGATCCCAAGCCGAGGGCGCGCGTCTTCGGGCTGTCGATCATGCTGGCGCGCGGGCGTACGGTCTTCATCGCCGATACTTCGGTACATGAATTGCCGAGCTCCGTGGAACTGGCCGACATCGCCAGCCAGGCGGCCGATTTCGCGCGCCGGCTGGGGCACGAGCCACGGGTGGCGATGATCGCCTTCTCGACATTCGGCAACGCGCCGCACCAGGCTTCCGAAAGGATCAACGAGGCGGTGTCGCTGCTGGAAACCCGCGACCTCGATTTCGAGTTCGACGGCGAGATGTCGGTCGACGTGGCGCTCAATCCGGAACTGATGGAGCTCTACCCGTTCTGCCGCCTCTCGGGGCCTGCGAATGTCCTGATCATGCCGGGTCTGCAATCCGCCAACATCGCCTGGAAGCTGCTGCAGTCGCTGGGCGACGCCACCACTGTCGGGCCGCTGCTGATCGGTCTTTCCCAGCCCGTCCAGGTGGTCCCGATCGGATCGACCGTGTCCGATCTGGTCTCGATTGCCGCGCTGGCGGCCTATGACGCGGAGCAGGCGAACCGCTCTCCGCTCTGATCCGGCGGCCCGCGGGCGCGGCAGTATCCGCTTAAGGCTACGTTTACTGAAGTGGACCTAGGCTGGACATGACATGTCTCAGCCAGGCTCAGAGAAGTACGTCAGTAACGGCGCCGAGTGGCCTTCGCCACCGTCGGGCGGCGTGCTTCACCTGGCTTCCCTGCTGCTGCTGGCCTGTTCCGTCGCCGCCGTGACCACGGTTCTCGTGCTGGTCTTTGGCGGCGCGGCGGCCCGGCAGATGGTGATCTTTCTGGCGGTCGCCGCCGGCGGAATGGCTGGCTTTGTCGGCAACCTGATCGTCACCGAGTACCGTCGACGACAGTTCGCCGGCCGCATCTTCGCGGAACTCCGGCAGCTCTGCGACGGCGTCGCCGTCTACGGTCCCTCGGGGCAGGCCCTCGCCCCGGCCGGCGGCGCGCTGGCCGATCTGCCGGGCGTCGACCACCGGACTTGGCTGGCCGGCAATCTCGCCGCCGCGCCCTTCCTGCTGGAGAGCGAAAAGCCCTCGACCGAACCGGATGCGCCAGCGCGCTTCGCGGCCGGCGGAACGGCGCGCGTGGTGCTGAAGGGTCCCGGCGGGCTGGTCCTGCGACTGGCTCAGACGCGCACCGCGCTGGGGCCGACGCTGCTCCTGGCGCACGACATCAGCGCCGACCGCGCCCGCGAGAAGGACGTGCAGGCGAGCGAGCGCAAGTTCTCGGAACTCGCCGACGTCGCTTCCGACTGGATATGGGAAACGGACCACGAGCACCGCTTCACCTTCGTCTCCGACCGCTTCGAGAAGCTGACCCGCCTGCCCGTGGGCAAGCTGGTGGAGCGCCGCCTGATCGAAATCGCCGACGTCCGCGCGGCGCCGGTGGATATCCGGGCCCTGCTCAAGCACATGCAGGAGCAGGATTCGTTCTCCGACATCATCATTCCGCTGCGGCTCGCCGGACCCCATGGCCAGCTCTGGATACGCTTCGCGGGACGGCCCAACATCGATGACGAAGGCCGCTTTCTGGGCTTCCAGGGCGTCGCCGCGGACGTCACCAAGGAATACCACGCCGAAGCGACCGCCGAGGAAGCGCGGCGGACGCTGCGCGACGCCATCGAGAGCGCATCGGAAGGCCTGGCGATCTACAGCGCCAATGGCGACTTCGTCATGTGCAACCGCAAGCTGGCCAACGACTTCGCGGCGGCCGGGCACCTACTGCGTTCGGGCGGCACGCTGACCGGCCTGATCACCGAACTGCTGCGCACGCGCCAGCTCAGGGTGCCTGAAATGTCGCCGAAGACTGCGACCGCCTCGGTGATGGCGGAGATCGACAGCGCCCACATGCGCCGCGAATTCCTGTCCTCGAACAACCGCTGGTTCCGCATCAGCGCCAACCGCAGCGCCGACGACGGGACGGTTCTGGTATTCACCGACATATCCGAGGACAAGGCGCACGAGGCCGAGCTGGCGGCGAAGATCGATCAGCTCGAGACGGTTCAGACGGAACTGCTGCAGCAGAAGGAGACGCTCTCCAACCTGGCGGAGAACCTTTCTGCGGCCCGCAACGAGGCGGAGGCGGCCAACCGCGCCAAATCCGAGTTCCTCGCCGCGATGAGCCATGAACTGCGCACGCCGCTGAACGCCGTCATCGGCTTCTCCGAGGTGATGCAGTCCGAAAGCTTCGGCCCCCTGGGAAGCGTCCGCTACCGCGAATACGCCGGCGACATTCTGGAATCCGGCCGCCACCTGCTGACGCTGATCAACAATATCCTGGATCTGTCCAAGGCGGAGGCGGGCCGGCTGGAGCTCTACCCCCAGGCGGTCATGGTCCGCGACATCATCGACGCCAGCGTCAGGATCGCCTGTCCGCGCAGCATGAAGACCGAACTGGCGGTGCTGATCAATCCGGACGCCACCGAGATCATCGCCGACGCCCAGAAGCTGAAACAGATACTGATCAACCTGATCTCCAACGCCGCCAAGTTCACGCCCGACGACGGTTCGATCCGGATCAGCGCCGTTCGCCGCGGCGGCCTGACAGAGATTTCGGTGGCCGACACCGGCATCGGCATGAAGCCCGAAGACATCCCCGGGGCGCTGACCGCCTTCCGTCAGATCGACAGTTCGCTGGGCCGAAAATACGAAGGCACCGGGCTCGGTCTGCCGCTGGCGCGCCGCTTCGCCGAACTGCATGGCGGCAGCCTGGAGATCGACAGCACCCTCGGCGAAGGCACCACTGTCGTCGTCCGCATCCCCGATCACGTCGCCCGCGCCGCAGTCGCCTGACGCTGCGCCGACCCCCCTGCGTCAGCGGACGGGGCGGCATGTGCCAAAGCGTGCTGACACCTCCCCACGCGGCCCCTAGGATGCTCCAAAACAAGAATATGCGATCCAAGGGGAGGACTGCGCCATGAGCATCACGCCGATTTCCGCCGATTCTCACATCACCGAGCCGCCGGACTGCTATTCCGCGCGCATCGACAAGGCCTGGCGTGAGAAGGCGCCGCATATCGTCAAGGACCCGAAGTTCGGCGAGGTCTTCGTCATTCCCGGCTTCGACAAGCCGATCCCGATGGGGCTCGTGGCCGCCGCGGGGCGGGATCCGAAGGATCTCAACTTCAACACCCAGAACTACGGCGACCTGCATCCGGGCGGCTACGATCCCAAGGCGCGGCTGGCCGACCAGGATCGCGACGGAATCTTTGGCGAAATCATCTATCCTTCGGTCGGCATGATGCTCTGCAATCATCCAGACTTCGACTACAAGAAGGCCTGCTTCGACGCCTACAACATCTGGCTGCAGGAGTATTGCGACTTCGCCCCCGGCCGGCTG comes from Minwuia thermotolerans and encodes:
- a CDS encoding NADP-dependent malic enzyme, which produces MSDERNKSLNQEALLFHTTGRPGKIEVVATKPVATQRDLSLAYSPGVAEPCRVIHANPDMAYDYTAKGNLVAVISNGTAVLGLGDLGPLGAKPVMEGKAVLFKRFADVDGIDVELDSTDVDEIINTVRVIAPTYGGINLEDIKAPECFIIEQRLREILDIPVFHDDQHGTAIIAAAGLINACELTGRQLSDCKMVVNGAGAASIACIELVKAMGIGHDNAIMCDSKGVIYKGREDGMNQWKSAHAADTDARTLEDAMEGADVFFGLSVAGAVTKKMVASMAAKPIIFAMANPDPEITPEDIQEIRDDAIIATGRSDYPNQVNNVLGFPYIFRGALDVRARTINEQMKIAAAEALADLAREDVPDEVARAYRGTQLQFGPEYIIPTPFDPRLISAIPPAVAEAAMASGVARTPIVDMEQYTHELKARLDPTTGILQMILNQVRAAPKRVVFAEGEEEKVIRAALAFKQEGYGEPILIGYPERVKASLKTMGHDPEELTIVSARDYDRRDIYYDYLYKRWQRRGLLYRDCQRMVNTDRNIFGACMVAHGDADAMVTGVTRRFSVAYDDVRRVIDPKPRARVFGLSIMLARGRTVFIADTSVHELPSSVELADIASQAADFARRLGHEPRVAMIAFSTFGNAPHQASERINEAVSLLETRDLDFEFDGEMSVDVALNPELMELYPFCRLSGPANVLIMPGLQSANIAWKLLQSLGDATTVGPLLIGLSQPVQVVPIGSTVSDLVSIAALAAYDAEQANRSPL
- a CDS encoding PAS domain-containing sensor histidine kinase; this encodes MSQPGSEKYVSNGAEWPSPPSGGVLHLASLLLLACSVAAVTTVLVLVFGGAAARQMVIFLAVAAGGMAGFVGNLIVTEYRRRQFAGRIFAELRQLCDGVAVYGPSGQALAPAGGALADLPGVDHRTWLAGNLAAAPFLLESEKPSTEPDAPARFAAGGTARVVLKGPGGLVLRLAQTRTALGPTLLLAHDISADRAREKDVQASERKFSELADVASDWIWETDHEHRFTFVSDRFEKLTRLPVGKLVERRLIEIADVRAAPVDIRALLKHMQEQDSFSDIIIPLRLAGPHGQLWIRFAGRPNIDDEGRFLGFQGVAADVTKEYHAEATAEEARRTLRDAIESASEGLAIYSANGDFVMCNRKLANDFAAAGHLLRSGGTLTGLITELLRTRQLRVPEMSPKTATASVMAEIDSAHMRREFLSSNNRWFRISANRSADDGTVLVFTDISEDKAHEAELAAKIDQLETVQTELLQQKETLSNLAENLSAARNEAEAANRAKSEFLAAMSHELRTPLNAVIGFSEVMQSESFGPLGSVRYREYAGDILESGRHLLTLINNILDLSKAEAGRLELYPQAVMVRDIIDASVRIACPRSMKTELAVLINPDATEIIADAQKLKQILINLISNAAKFTPDDGSIRISAVRRGGLTEISVADTGIGMKPEDIPGALTAFRQIDSSLGRKYEGTGLGLPLARRFAELHGGSLEIDSTLGEGTTVVVRIPDHVARAAVA